In Bacteroidota bacterium, the DNA window CATTATTGAAAAATAAGAGAGTTGCTGTATTGGCAAACCAAAGTTCGCTAATTCATAAAACACACATGGTAGATAGTTTGCTTTCTCTCAATATTTCTGTAGAAAAAATATTTTGTCCTGAGCATGGTTTTCGTGGAGAAACAGAAGCCGGTAAACAAATTCAAAATTACATAGATAAAAAGACTAAGTTGCCTGTAGTTTCACTATATGGGAAAAATAAAAAACCACAATCTGAAGACTTGAAAAATATTGATATTTTCGTTTTTGATATTCAGGATGTTGGAGTTAGATTTTATACATATATCTCAACTTTGCATTATGTTATGGAGGCTTGTGCCGAAAACGACATTAAACTTATAGTATTCGATCGTCCCAATCCGAATGGTTTTTATGTAGATGGACCTGTTTTGAAAACAAAATTTTCTTCCTTTGTTGGAATGCATACTGTGCCTGTTGTTCATGGTCTTACGATTGGTGAATATGCAAAAATGATAATTGGAGAAAATTGGCTTAGCAACAACAAGAATTGCGAATTGCAAGTAATTATGTGTCAAAATTATTCTCATGAAACTTTGTATGAATTACCTGTGAATCCTTCCCCAAATCTGCCAAATATGGAATCGGTTTATTTGTATCCATCCTTATGTTTTTTCGAAGGAACAGCCATGAGTATAGGTCGTGGGACAGAAAAACCGTTTCAAATTCTCGGACATCCAGATTGGCAAATTGGTGATTTTTATTTTACGCCAAAAAGTTTGCAAGGAATTTGCGAAAATCCAAAATTTCTGAATCAAAAATGCCGTGGAATAGAGCTTTCAAAAAAAGATTCTGAAAGAATTTTAGAAAATCCATTAATAAATATTAAGTATCTTTGCGATGCTTACCTCATATTCGAAGAAAAGGATAAGTTTTTTAATGATTTTTTTATAAAACTTGCCGGAACACCAGAACTTCAAAAGCAAATTACTGAAGGTAAAACAGCTGATGAAATAAAAAAATCATGGAAAAAAGGTTTAAAGAAATTCAAAAAAATCAGAGTAAAATATTTGCTGTATGAAGATTTTGAATAAGATTCAATTTTGAATTTAATAAGAACCACTAAATCAAAATAACAAATATTTAATAAAAATAACCAAAAGTAAATGGATGTAGAAATAATAACAATTGGCGACGAACTCTTAATTGGACAGGTCGTAGATACAAATTCTGCATGGATGGCTGAACATTTAAATATGAATGGTTTAAATGTCTATCAGATTACTTCAATTTCAGATAATAGAAATCATATTTTTGATGCCATCGACACGGCTTTAGAAAGAGCAGAAATTATTTTATTAACTGGAGGTTTGGGACCAACAAAAGATGATATTACCAAAAATACTTTATGCGAATATTTTGATACTCATCTGATTATGAATGATGATGTTTTAGCTAAAATTAAGAAGTTTTTGTCGTCAAGAAAATCTGCATTAAATGAACTTAACAGACAACAGGCTTTAGTTCCGGAAAATTGTAAAATTATTCAAAATGAAAACGGAACAGCACCAGCACTGTGGTTCGAGAAAAATAATAAGGTAATTGTTTCGATGCCTGGTGTCCCATTCGAAATGAAACAAATAATGTCCGACAAAATTATACCTGCACTAAAAAATAGGTTCAAAACAAAAAATATTATTCACAAAACTGTTTTGGTTGCTGGATTGTTCGAGGCTCAATTGGCTGAAATTCTTCATGATTGGGAAGAACAATTACCTGCAAATTTGAAATTGGCTTATTTGCCAAGTCCGGGAAGGATCAGGTTAAGATTTAGTATTGTTGGTGAAAATCGCGAAGATTTATTGAAAATTATTGATAATGAGATAATAAAATTGAAGGCAATTATTCCAGATTCTGTTTTTGGATTTGAAGAAGATACATTGGAAAAAGTTGTTGGCGATTTACTGAAAAAGAAGAAACTTAGCCTTTCAACGGCTGAGAGTTGTACTGGTGGAAATATTGCTCATCTACTTACTTCTGTAGCTGGAAGTTCGGAGTATTTTGTAGGCTCGGTTGTGGCATATTCGAACAACATTAAAGAAAATATTTTGAAAGTAAGTAGAAAGAAAATTGAAAAGTATGGAGCTGTAAGTCAGGAAGTTGTTGAAGAAATGGCTGTTGGGATTAGAAAATTATTTGATACTGATTATGCAATTGCAACTTCAGGAGTTGCCGGACCGGGTGGAGGAACAGAGGAAAAACCGGTTGGGACTGTTTGGATAGCCATTTCTGAAGGGAATAGAACCATCTCGAAAAAGTATCTTTTTGGGAAAAATAGAGAACGAAATATTAGCAAAACATCCTCAACTGCCCTGAATTTATTACGAAATATGCTTTTGAAGCGAATTGAAACTTAAAGATTTATTGGAACATATAAAAATGCAAATTTCTTCGTTGTTTCAAAATTTTAAAATCCTCATTTACAATGGTAAACTGCGGTCTTAAAATTTCTTACGCCTTGAAATTTGCTATTTTTAGAAGTCCCCTTATATTTCAAAAGCTATTTTACTTAATCAAAATTTCAAGACATAAATAGCAATTTGGAATTTATGACAATGACAATTTTAACTTTAATATAAACATTCAGTTTGAGATTGTTATTAGCGGTAACTATTCGATAAAATATTTTCTTATGATTATCATTTTTAAAGCCTATTTTGCATATAATCAGTTCAAATTCAGAGAGTTCATATGCTTAGCAATGAATAGTAAAATTTCTGTAAAAATATTTGTATAATTTATTAATAAACACGTTCTTTGCAAACTATTTTGAAAAAGTGAATTAGTCTTGAATTTGAGTATTAAAGATAAAGAAAATGTCAAGAGTTTGTGAAATAACAGGAAAGAAAGTGATGGTTGGGAACAATGTTTCTCACTCAAACA includes these proteins:
- a CDS encoding DUF1343 domain-containing protein codes for the protein MKIRLVLVCMTFLFSTSNLLSQNFVKVGAEQTEEYLPLLKNKRVAVLANQSSLIHKTHMVDSLLSLNISVEKIFCPEHGFRGETEAGKQIQNYIDKKTKLPVVSLYGKNKKPQSEDLKNIDIFVFDIQDVGVRFYTYISTLHYVMEACAENDIKLIVFDRPNPNGFYVDGPVLKTKFSSFVGMHTVPVVHGLTIGEYAKMIIGENWLSNNKNCELQVIMCQNYSHETLYELPVNPSPNLPNMESVYLYPSLCFFEGTAMSIGRGTEKPFQILGHPDWQIGDFYFTPKSLQGICENPKFLNQKCRGIELSKKDSERILENPLINIKYLCDAYLIFEEKDKFFNDFFIKLAGTPELQKQITEGKTADEIKKSWKKGLKKFKKIRVKYLLYEDFE
- a CDS encoding competence/damage-inducible protein A, coding for MDVEIITIGDELLIGQVVDTNSAWMAEHLNMNGLNVYQITSISDNRNHIFDAIDTALERAEIILLTGGLGPTKDDITKNTLCEYFDTHLIMNDDVLAKIKKFLSSRKSALNELNRQQALVPENCKIIQNENGTAPALWFEKNNKVIVSMPGVPFEMKQIMSDKIIPALKNRFKTKNIIHKTVLVAGLFEAQLAEILHDWEEQLPANLKLAYLPSPGRIRLRFSIVGENREDLLKIIDNEIIKLKAIIPDSVFGFEEDTLEKVVGDLLKKKKLSLSTAESCTGGNIAHLLTSVAGSSEYFVGSVVAYSNNIKENILKVSRKKIEKYGAVSQEVVEEMAVGIRKLFDTDYAIATSGVAGPGGGTEEKPVGTVWIAISEGNRTISKKYLFGKNRERNISKTSSTALNLLRNMLLKRIET